DNA from Rhodothermales bacterium:
TATACGTCGCCTTGCCTGGTTACCGTCATGGACAGAGACGGGTGGTTAGGGCCGAGTGCCTTGACCTGAATGTTGTACGCGACCCGGTGCAACGAGTCCGCGAGGTCGACGAGGCCGGCGTTGACGCTGACCTTGCCGATTTTATTGAGGACTTCGGCCTGGATTTCAGGCACGCCGTCGAGGGTCTGCATCCCCTCAAGACCGATATCGATGAGCTCTGTCGCGGTGAACGTGAGCCCCTGGGGCCGATCGGGGTCTACCCGTTCAAAAATCTTTGTAATAAACTCGATCGTGGCATTTTTACCGAGTATCTCATCCTGTACCCGCCGCGCCTCCTGACGTTTTTCGTACGACTGCCACCAGGTGGTCCCGGCGCCAGCGACGATCGTGAAGGCGGCGAACGCGGCGACCATCACCGTGGTCCGATACCGTTCGACGAACTTGCGGAGCCGGTACGCGGCGGTGTCGCGCGCGGCGCGGACGGGCCGGCGCTCCAGATAACGCCCCAGGTCGCGCCCCAACTCGCCGGCCGAAGCATACCGTAGCTCCGGTTCTTTCTTGAGGGCCATCATCGTGATGGCGTCCAGATCCCCGGCGATGACCCTCCGGAGTTTTTCGGGCGATAGGCTGCGCTGCCTGCCGATCTCGTCGGGCGTCTCGTCGCCCTCGGCGCGCAGTACGGCGGTGCTGGGCCGGCCGGGTACTTCCTGGCAGATTTTCTCCTCGATTTCGGTGAGGAGCCGGGTTTTGAACCGGTAAGGCCGGCGGCCGGAAAGGAGTTCGTAGAGGATGACGCCCAGCGCGTAGACGTCCGTAGCCGTTGAGGCGGCCTCGCCGCGCACCTGCTCGGGGGCAGCGTATTCGGGCGTCATCCGTCGTTCGGCGGCGTCGGTAATCGGCACGGTAGAGGTCGACGAGTTGGGATCAACCAGCTTCGCGATGCCGAAATCCAGTAGCTTTACCTCGCCGTCCGCGCTGACCATCACATTGCCGGGCTTGAGGTCCCGGTGGACGACCAGATTGCGGTGGGCGTAGGCGACGGCCTCGCAGACGGCCTTAAAGAGCTTGAGGCGCTGGCGGATGGTGAGCTGTTTGTCGTCGCAGTACTGGTCGATCGGTTTACCCTCCACGTATTCCATCACGAAATACGGGAGCCCGTCGTCGGTCACGCCGCCGTCCAACAGGCGCGCGATGTGGGCGTGTTCGAGGCCGGCGAGGATCTGGCGCTCGAAGCGGAAGCGCTGGACGATCTCCTCCGTGTCCATCCCGCGCTTGACGACCTTGAGCGCGACGGGTTTTTTGAAGTGGCCGAAGGGGCGCTCGGCGAGGTAGACGACCCCCATGCCGCCCCGGCCGATGGGGCGCACGATTTCGTATACGCCCACCTTTTCGCCGGCGGGCAGTTGCTCTTCCCCCATAAACTGCCGGACGGAGGACCCATTGAGCTGATGGGGCAGCGGCGCGAGAAAATCCGACGCCTTCGCCTCGTCGCCGGCGACGAGAAGCAATTCGACCTGCCGGCGGACGAGCGGCCGGCCGGCGCAGGCCTCGGCCAGGAACGCGGCGCGATCCGGCTCAGGTACATCCAGAACGGTGTCGAACATCCGATCGATCTCGTCCCAGTCTTCAGGCGAGATCAACGGCTCCATCCCTTCGATGCGCGGGGGGTGTACAAAACGGGTTGGACCTTCCATAATCCTGGACCTTCATAAACTGTTGAGATTTGCGTATTGCATAATGAGCAAGTCATCCCTTCGGTTGTGGAAATCTCAACAGTTTCTCAGACATTCATCATCCTATCCTGCTTCTCGCCTCGTATATGGCTGTAGAGCCACGCGCGAGCCTTCACCCAGTCCCGTTCGACCGTGCGAACGGACACGGCCAGGGCCTCGGCGGTTTCTTCTTCCGACAGGCCACCAAAGTAGCGGCACTCGACCACCTGGCTCCAGCGGGGATTTAGCTCGGTGAGGCGAGAGAGGGCCTCGTCGAGGTCCAGCACTTCCTGCATACGATCGTCGGGCAGGAAACGTTCTTCGTCGAACGACTCGTCCATCAGCCCGCCGCCGCGTTTCTGGGCGCAGTGCCGGCGCGCGTTGTCTACAATCACCCGGCGCATGACGCGGGAAGCGATGCCGAAGAAGTGGGAGCGATCCTGCCAGGAAATCTGGATGTCATCCACCAGCCGCAGGTAGGCTTCGTGGACTAGGCCCGTGGTCGAGAGCAACCGGCGATCGCGTTCGCCCATCAACTGACGGTGGGCGATCCGTCGCAATTCATTGTAAACGATAGACCACAGCTGTTCGGACGCCCGCGAATTCCCCTGGCTTGCCGCGATGAGGACCTGCGTCACGTCGTGTTCTTTTTTCATGGCCTTATAGGTGTGGGTGCAGGAAAGAGAGGTGATCGCCAGGGGCCTATGCCCCCGGCGTTCCCCGGGAGGCGAATCAATGATCAACCGGGCGGTGTGCAATCATCAGAACGTACCATCGTTTCGACGTAACGCACGGTTGGATCAACGTCCTCTCTAACTCAGCGTATAGCGTACGGCATACGGGCAACACGTGGCTGCTACTGGGCGACCGGCGCCGGGGTTCTCTTTGGGTATTTTTCCTGGTACGGCAGGAGTAGCGAGACCCGGGCGACGGCGGCATGTAGGGGTTGCTCGGAGGTACCTGCGCAAGAACGGCGGCGGACCCGACAGTGGAAAAAGGAAAAAGGAAAAAGGAAAAATTAAAAGTGGGGAGAGCAGGCCTCTACCTGAGTAGGGTGCTGTTTAAAGTACAATCCCCTTTCCCCTTTCCCCTTTCCCCTTTTCTCTTTCTCTTTCTGTTTGGCCTTTTCACTTTTTCCTTTTCACTTTTTCCTTTTCTCTTTTTCCTTTTTCCTTTTTCCTTTTCCTTCCCATGTCGGCTTCCGCCGGAGATCCGCGCCATGATGGGTAACCCGACGTTCTTCCACGGGACGTTTCATAGGTCATCAAGAATCCATCCCACCGCATCGCCGTGTACACCCTGCCGCTCCACACCACGCTCGATGGCATCCTGCAGTCCTCCCATCCCGACCGCGCCGCCGTCAACGACCTCGTCCAGCGCTGTTATCATTTCGCCCACGCCTACCTGAAACACCGTCTCCGCAACGGCAGCCTGCAGGACGGTTCCTTCGGGCTTCATGCGGAAGACCTGGCGATGGACTGCATCGCCGAGCTGTTTCAGCGCGACGCCGCCGGCCGCTTTGTGGTCCTCGAAAAATACTTCGCCAGCATGCCCTGGCGACGGATGTCGCCGGTAGACCTGCACATAGCCCTTCGCCGGCTCTGCTTCAGCAAGGTACACGAGAACCTGTTCCGGAGCTACCGCGAGGAAGACCCCAACCTCTCGAAGATCATCCGCAACATCAAGGAAGGGGTGAAAAAGGACGCCGGCCTGGCGCTCGTTCGCCATCGCGACGCCACCTGGGTGGTGGCGAACGCGACCGAGCCGGACATGAAGCCCTCGGCCCCACCCGAGCTGCTGGAGATCTACATGATGGACGCCCTGCGCCCTACCGGCAACACCTACGAGGCCGTATCCTCGTTCCGAACGTTCGCCGAAGCACATCCGCATTACTCCAACGCTTACCCGCTCAGCGCCTTCGCACAGGTTCTCCGGGGCGCCTTCGCCCGCCTCGAAGCCCACACGTTCGAACTTAGCGAATCGCCCTCTTACGGCGAACACGACGTTGAGGAAGCCATCCACTCGGCCACTACCGAAGTACAATCGTCCATGGTATCGGCCTACGTGTACCGCGGCAAGATGAGCCTGGACCTCTTCGACACCTACTTCCGGACGGTCAAAAAGCTGCTCAAGTCCACCTTCCTGAGCAACGCCGCGCCGGCGCGCTCGCAGTTCGATGCGCTCAGGAGCTTCATGCCGGACCTATCCCGCGAAGCCTACCAGGACGACCACCGCAACGTCCTGCAATATCTCTTCAAGCTATCACGCGCGCGCATGATCGATTACCTGCGGGTCGGATGAAGCCGTAAAATGGTTGGCAGGTTACAGGTTCAAGAATCCTGCAACCTGCCAACCTGCAACCTGCAACCATCCTAACGCAACCCGCCGGCCAGACGTGTCGTAAGCGAGGCATCCCTCGTTCCAACCACGCACAGGCCAGCCATGCGCATCACGGGCAACGTCGTCTACCAGGAGATTGAAGGCGGATTCTGGGGCATCGTCACAGACGATCACGTGCAGTACGAGCCCGTCGACGGGCTCCCGGTATCGCTCCAGCGCCAGCACACGCGGGTCGAAGCCGAGGTCGAACCCGTCCAGGCGATCTCGTTCCGCATGTGGGGCCAGCCCGTTCGCGTCCTGTCGATCCACCGCCTGTAGCCCTGATCCCACGTCACCATGTTCGCATTTTCCCTTTCTACGCCAACCGTCCTCGCCCTGCTGGGGTGCCTCCTGATCGCCTGGGACGCCAGCAAGCAACAGGGTAAAAACCCGTGGACCGTCATCATCGGGCTTTCATGTATCGGGGCGATGGCCCTGCTGCGGCTATTTTCGCCGGCCGGCCTGTTTTTCTCGCTCTCCGGCGCCTTCTCTGATCTGGGTATCGGGATGTGGCTCGGCGCCGCCGTGTTGCTTGTCCGGCGCGGCAAGGCCAAACCTTTTTTCACGGTAGGCCTCTTCGCCCTTGCCATTGCCGGACTGCTCCTCCTCACTGGCCGTGTCTTTGGAGTCGGGGAGTCGCTCACCGAGGATCAGACGCAGGGCGTCCTGGTAGAGCTTGGCCCCGACGACACCCTCGAAGAAATCCAGCCCTTACTCGACGCCTACTCCGTCACGGCCGAACGTGCGTTCCCGTCGGTGTCTCTAGATGAGGATGAGGACCTTGCGCAGGTGTATCTCCTAAAGGGATCATGGGAGATGCTCAAAAAGATCATCGACTACCTGCTGCGCGACGAGGAAAACGTCGACGCCGCCTACTGGAACGCCACCGTGAGCCTGGCCCCGCCGGATGGCGCCTGGCCGGAGGCGTCCCGCAAGCCCGGACGGTCCATTTTCGCCAACGACCCGCTCGTCGACCGCCAGTGGGCGCTCGAAGCGATCGGCGCCGATGCCGCACACGAAATGCTCAGCCACAACACCCCCGTCCGTAAAGCCCGCGTCGCCATCCTGGACACGGGCGTTGATGCCCGGCATGAGGACATCGCCGGCATCTTCGTCGATAGCCCGGGCAGCACCGACAAACACGGGCACGGGACCCACTGCGCCGGCATTGCGGGCGCGGCGACGAACAACGAGTTGGGGATGGCCTCGCTGAACTGGGACGGGGCGTACGTGGAGGTCGCCGGCTACAACGCCCTCGGCCCCGACGGCCTCGGCTCGCTCGAATCCATTGGTCAGGCCATCATCGACGCCACGGACGACGGGGCCGATGTGCTCTCGATGTCGCTCGGTGGATACTCCCCCATCGCGCCGAAAGTCGTGTCGGACGCCGTCCGATACGCGCTCAAACGGAACGCGATCGTGGTGGCGGCCGCCGGCAATTCGAACCAGGACGCGAAATACCACATGCCTTCCAACATCGAGGGCGTGATCACCGTCTCCGCGACCGACGCCCAGGGCCGCAAGGCGTCGTTCTCGAACACCAACATGAGCCTCGCCCGGCCTATCGCCGCGCCGGGCGTCGACATTGTCTCGCTCGTCCCGGGCAACGACTATCAGCCCAAAAGCGGGACGTCGATGGCCACACCGCTCGTCTCGGGCCTCATCGGCGTGATGCGGGCGCTCGACCCGGACCTCACGGCGGACGCCGCCTACGCGATCCTGAAAGAAACGGGCACGAAGCTGTCCGATTCCAACAAGGTCGGGCTTCAGATCAACGCCGAGGCCGCGATCGCCACGGTCCTGTCCGATCAGCCGGTGGTGGCGTTAACGCGTTGAACGTTAACGCGTTGAACGTTGATGTGTTGAACGTTAATGCGTTGAACGTTAAGAAACCGTTGAAATTTGCATGTTGCATAATGCGTAAGTCATCCCCGCGAAGGCGGGGACCCAGTTTTTAGACCCGGAGCACCATGCCTAAACCCGGCTTCGTCTACATACTGGCGAGTAAACGAAACGGAACATTATATATTGGGGCGACAAGCGATCTGGCTCGACGTGTGGAAGAGCATAAGCTAGATGTGGTAGAGGGATTCACGAAGCAATACCAGATCCACACCCTCGTATATTACGAGGAGCATGATGATATCAGAGATGCCATCGAACGAGAACGACAGATGAAGAAGTGGGAGCGTAAGTGGAAGCTTCGACTGATCGAGGAATTAAATCCAAACTGGATCGATTTGAGTGAAGGTCTATTGTAGGGCCTTTACGTTCCCTTTTGACCACGGAGAGCTCTGCTGGATTTAAGTCTGGTTCCCCGCCTTCGCGGGAGCCTGCCCCCGGCTTTGACCGGGGGATGACTGTTCCTTTTGGGGTTTGCCTTGATAACACGGAATCGCGGTTTCCTGCGCTTTTAAGGCGGGGAACCCGTCTTTGGACCCAGAGCGCGATCCCTGTACCTGCCTTGGGGTTACGCTAGTAAAACCGTTGAGAACTCCCAAATGCATAATGAGCATATAACGCGTTGAACGTTGGGGCTGCCGTTCGTCCCATCGGGTGGAACCTGACGGGTTGAAGGCGTATGTTGGGAATGGGTGTTCCGTGTTCGCGCGCGGCTCGGAATGCTGCTCCCGGAACGCCGAACCCACTACCCGATGGACCGTCTCCTGCTCATCCTGGCTATCGTTCTTTTGGTCGTGATCGCGCCGCCGGCCACGCCCGTGCAGGCGCAGTCGAATGACGTCGCGTTTCGGTTGGTGCGAGTGAAATACGAGAGTAACGGTAACGGGCGGCGCGGATGGGGCCGGCGCGGGATGGGCGTCTGGGCGACCGACTACCCCGCGGCCGACTTCAACCTCCACACGGCCATCGAGCGCACGACGCAGATCCCGCTCGGCGGCGAGCCGCTCGTGTTCACGCTCAAAGAGAAGGAGATCCTCGATTACCCGGTGCTCTACATCACCGAACCGGGGTACTGGTACATCGACGAAGAGGAGGTGGCCGGCCTGCGCACCTACCTCGACCGCGGTGGCTTCCTGATCATCGACGACTTCCACGACTACGGCGACGGCCAGAAGGGCCCCCAGTGGGAGAACATGTACATGAACATGAAGCAGGTCTACCCCGATCGGGAACCGGTCCTGCTGCCCAACGACCACCCCATCTGGTCAATCTTCTACGATATCGACCCCCTGGCCGCGCTATCCACGAAAACCCGTGGCGAGATTGGGTGGCTGGATTATGACGACGACGAGTATTACGGCATCTTCGACGACAACGGCCGGCTCAGCGTGGTCATCTGCTACAACCAGGACATCGGCGATGGCTGGGAATGGCCGGGCCGGCACCTCGGCGAAGCGTCGACGGTCAGCTTTCAGATGGCGATCAACTTCATCATGTGGGCGCTCACGCACTGAAGGGTTTAAGGAGGCAGGTTAAAGGTTAAAAGGAAGTGGAGTGCCCCAATCAAGAAGACCTCAGGAGTTTTGAACCCCCTGAGGTCTGCTTATTTAACGGCTATCCTGGCCGCATCTAACTCCCGGGATCTACCTCCCGGGCACGTGCGGGGTCACCGCTTCGTCAGGTAACCACCCGACGGCCGAGCACGAAGAGGAGGATGGCGACGACCAGGAAGATGAGGAACGCGATTTTCGCGACGGATACCGCCGCGCCAGCGAGTCCGCCGAATCCGAGGACGCCGGCGATGAGCGCAACGATGAGGGCAACAAAAGCAAGTCGTAACATGGCTTTAGGGGGTTGGGTTACGGGATCGTGGGATTGACTCCGGCGCGGGCGTTTTGATTACTGCCCGACCCGAAAGAGGAGGCCGACGGAAAACATATACCCCGGTCCGCCTTCGCCATCGTCATTTACGAAAGCGAGGTGGTCGCCGAACAAAGCACGCGCCTGCACGAAGGGGGACACGGGGCCGGCCCCGAAGGAGACGCCGCCCAGCACATTCAGTCCGTAGTCGGTTCGGTCGGATTCAATGACATCGCCGATCAACGGGGCGTCTACATCCAGCATGACACGCGAAATGCCGAGACCGACGCCGAGGTAGGGCGTCACAATGGCGGTCCGACCGGCACTGGTAAATGGAAACAATACATCCGCATTCAACTGCATCACGTTCACATCGTCAATACCGGTAAAATAGTAGTGAACGCTCGGCGAAATGATGAGGGGCGCATCCCCAAGCCCAAAGCGAGCTTGCCCGCCCAAGTAGTACGCCCCGGCGCCAATCCCATCCTCACTGAAGACGTCGGCATTGTAACCTCCCTGAACACCAAGATTGAACTGGGCGCTCGATTCATGCGGAGTGAATGCGACAACGAACGCGATGAGCGCGATATAGGGTAAAGCTTTCATGATGTTTTAATGTCTATAGGTAAACGAGCGTCGCGATAGTTCATGCATTTGGGCATCCTGATTTGATCGCCCCTCTGCTGTTAATACAGGAGGGCATGGATTACCTCGTCGATCGCTTCGCTCGTATGATCCGTTTCCGGGCTGGCACGCCACCCTTCGCTGCCCGCGCCGCGAGGATGACCCATATAAAAGGAAGTCAGACTCTCAAGCATCAGCCAACCTGTAAAACAGGGTACACCCCGGCCGAAAAGGCCTGTGTAGTCGCAATGGGTCTCCAGTTGCCGGATAGGGTCTAAGCTGGTGTCAGTCAACCAGAAGCGGCGTGGTAAGACAATACCTACACGCCGGAGGGGTGCTGGCTCTTTGAATGCGATGATTCTCTGAATGCGATGGCGCATGCGACGTGGCCCGACCGGTCGCTCCATGTTCGCTACAACATCATCTCACCCAAAAAACGCGGTCGATCTCCCGCAGGAACCGTTATCCTCGCCGGTCGAGCGTGTCCGGTCGAACGTCGGGCTGAGCAACTGACGGGCTGGCGGCAAACCAACAAGCAATCGCCAAAAGGGCTGCTCTCATTTACGTTTCCCTTTCAATCGTGGCAGATAACGGGATGTCGAGGTGTCGGGTTACGCTTCGCTAACCCGACCTACGGCTTACCCGACCTACGTCATTGCCCACGCTCGGCGGCATCGTTGCCACGCGCGAGGCGGACGAAGAGGGTCTCCAACTCGGCGTAATACGTCGTCTCGCCGAGAGTGGCTTTCCGGCTCTTCACGTCGGCGATGGCCTGTTCGATCTGCTCTTTTTCCCGCAGCCAGCCGGCGGACACGGTACCCACCGACGCGGCCAGCATGGCATCGCGCCGGCTGAGGTAGGTGAGGCCGGCGAGGTTGCCGTCCGCGCCATCCGCCATTTCGCTGAGGCGCGTCCCCTTGCCGTCGCCGTTGTCGTCGATGAGGGCGTTTTCGGTGGGGATGTTGCCGTTGTCCTCGAACCACTGATCGGTCGTTTCGGCGGCGTAGGTGAACCACTCGGCCACCGACAGACTGCCGTCCCGGTCGCGATCGGCCGAGGGCGAGTTCAGGCCGTCGACGAGGAAGCCGGGAAACATCGTCTCGTTTTTCTGGGAGCCGACGCGGGTGGCGGTGATGACGATCCGGCCGGCGCCGCTGAGGGCCTCGATAAACGGGGCGCTGGCGCTGGCCGTGTTGATGAAGACGACGCGGCCGGCATCGAGCGTGCCGACCAGCTCGGCGTACTGCCCCTGCGTGAGGTCCGTCCGAGGGATGTTGAACCGCGCCTCCGTCCCGTCGAACCCGCCGTGGCCGAAGAGGATGACGTACACGTGGTCGTCCGACGTGACCTGGCCGGCCAGCCTCGCGAACTCGGCACGGATTGTTTCTTCGAGGGAGACACCGTCGATGAAGTCGAGCGTTTGCAGCTTGGTCTCACCCAGCACCGTTACCTGGTCGGCCGAAAATCCGTGGCTATCGATGAGCGCTTTGCGGGTGTCGAACAGGTACTGTTGAAACCGCTCCGTGTGCTCGTCGCTACCGCCGAGACCGCCGATGAGCAGGGCGTGTCGATCGCCCGATTGGGCGTGCGCCAGAGCGACGAACCCAAAGGTGAGCGCCAGTGCCATAAAACATCGCATAGCCGGCATA
Protein-coding regions in this window:
- a CDS encoding serine/threonine-protein kinase, whose protein sequence is MEGPTRFVHPPRIEGMEPLISPEDWDEIDRMFDTVLDVPEPDRAAFLAEACAGRPLVRRQVELLLVAGDEAKASDFLAPLPHQLNGSSVRQFMGEEQLPAGEKVGVYEIVRPIGRGGMGVVYLAERPFGHFKKPVALKVVKRGMDTEEIVQRFRFERQILAGLEHAHIARLLDGGVTDDGLPYFVMEYVEGKPIDQYCDDKQLTIRQRLKLFKAVCEAVAYAHRNLVVHRDLKPGNVMVSADGEVKLLDFGIAKLVDPNSSTSTVPITDAAERRMTPEYAAPEQVRGEAASTATDVYALGVILYELLSGRRPYRFKTRLLTEIEEKICQEVPGRPSTAVLRAEGDETPDEIGRQRSLSPEKLRRVIAGDLDAITMMALKKEPELRYASAGELGRDLGRYLERRPVRAARDTAAYRLRKFVERYRTTVMVAAFAAFTIVAGAGTTWWQSYEKRQEARRVQDEILGKNATIEFITKIFERVDPDRPQGLTFTATELIDIGLEGMQTLDGVPEIQAEVLNKIGKVSVNAGLVDLADSLHRVAYNIQVKALGPNHPSLSMTVTRQGDVYEYRGEDEKAEAAYLDAIARDPSNSVAHNNLGRHYVGVGRYEEARSHIERAIAIEPHNTLYQSNLGSYYYNTIQWDKAREIYLQTATIDSFYVDFANLGTIYFYDKDYEAAAKWYNEALRQNDKDYRIWAYYGSALYWQGETGRAESTGPLRRGITLAEERLTTLGSRDPEVLAQIATYYALMRDVASTRRYVDEVLALKSEAPFVWYDLASAVETIGERDEAMRLMRIAINKGVPAESLQDDPGMVGLLADPAWGEP
- a CDS encoding sigma-70 family RNA polymerase sigma factor translates to MKKEHDVTQVLIAASQGNSRASEQLWSIVYNELRRIAHRQLMGERDRRLLSTTGLVHEAYLRLVDDIQISWQDRSHFFGIASRVMRRVIVDNARRHCAQKRGGGLMDESFDEERFLPDDRMQEVLDLDEALSRLTELNPRWSQVVECRYFGGLSEEETAEALAVSVRTVERDWVKARAWLYSHIRGEKQDRMMNV
- a CDS encoding S8 family serine peptidase, with the protein product MFAFSLSTPTVLALLGCLLIAWDASKQQGKNPWTVIIGLSCIGAMALLRLFSPAGLFFSLSGAFSDLGIGMWLGAAVLLVRRGKAKPFFTVGLFALAIAGLLLLTGRVFGVGESLTEDQTQGVLVELGPDDTLEEIQPLLDAYSVTAERAFPSVSLDEDEDLAQVYLLKGSWEMLKKIIDYLLRDEENVDAAYWNATVSLAPPDGAWPEASRKPGRSIFANDPLVDRQWALEAIGADAAHEMLSHNTPVRKARVAILDTGVDARHEDIAGIFVDSPGSTDKHGHGTHCAGIAGAATNNELGMASLNWDGAYVEVAGYNALGPDGLGSLESIGQAIIDATDDGADVLSMSLGGYSPIAPKVVSDAVRYALKRNAIVVAAAGNSNQDAKYHMPSNIEGVITVSATDAQGRKASFSNTNMSLARPIAAPGVDIVSLVPGNDYQPKSGTSMATPLVSGLIGVMRALDPDLTADAAYAILKETGTKLSDSNKVGLQINAEAAIATVLSDQPVVALTR
- a CDS encoding GIY-YIG nuclease family protein, translated to MPKPGFVYILASKRNGTLYIGATSDLARRVEEHKLDVVEGFTKQYQIHTLVYYEEHDDIRDAIERERQMKKWERKWKLRLIEELNPNWIDLSEGLL
- a CDS encoding DUF4159 domain-containing protein, whose product is MDRLLLILAIVLLVVIAPPATPVQAQSNDVAFRLVRVKYESNGNGRRGWGRRGMGVWATDYPAADFNLHTAIERTTQIPLGGEPLVFTLKEKEILDYPVLYITEPGYWYIDEEEVAGLRTYLDRGGFLIIDDFHDYGDGQKGPQWENMYMNMKQVYPDREPVLLPNDHPIWSIFYDIDPLAALSTKTRGEIGWLDYDDDEYYGIFDDNGRLSVVICYNQDIGDGWEWPGRHLGEASTVSFQMAINFIMWALTH
- a CDS encoding DUF1328 domain-containing protein gives rise to the protein MLRLAFVALIVALIAGVLGFGGLAGAAVSVAKIAFLIFLVVAILLFVLGRRVVT